A genome region from Nycticebus coucang isolate mNycCou1 chromosome 4, mNycCou1.pri, whole genome shotgun sequence includes the following:
- the LOC128584239 gene encoding BEN domain-containing protein 6-like, with translation MLQVLPQAVTQFAELVGMAEALLKGVGTTSTSASTPWRATNNSSPDSFTSTCSNSNSNCSSPVSLKAEEEHQADKKQFKIEKWQIARCNKSKPQKFINDLMQVLYTNEYMATHSLTGTKSCTSRDKAVKPAMNQNEVQEIIGVTKQLFTNMDDVSIRSMIGQKLNNCTKKPNLSKNPNSQDIK, from the coding sequence ATGCTTCAAGTGTTACCACAGGCAGTCACCCAGTTTGCAGAGCTGGTTGGTATGGCAGAAGCCCTGCTTAAAGGTGTAGGAACCACGTCTACGTCTGCATCCACCCCCTGGAGAGCAACAAACAACTCCTCCCCAGATTCATTTACTTCAACATGCAGTAACTCTAATTCTAATTGCAGTTCACCAGTTTCCttgaaggctgaggaagagcaTCAGGCTGATAAGAAGCAGTTCAAGATTGAGAAATGGCAGATTGCCCGTTGTAATAAGAGCAAGCCTCAGAAGTTTATTAATGACTTAATGCAAGTGCTATACACAAATGAATATATGGCCACACACAGCCTGACGGGAACAAAATCCTGTACTTCAAGGGACAAAGCCGTAAAACCAGCTATGAATCAGAATGAAGTTCAAGAAATCATAGGagtaacaaaacaattatttaccAATATGGATGATGTTTCAATTAGGAGTATGATAGGGCAAAAGCTAAACAACTGTACCAAGAAGccaaatttaagcaaaaatcCTAACTCTCAGGATATTAAGTAG